A single region of the Anomaloglossus baeobatrachus isolate aAnoBae1 chromosome 2, aAnoBae1.hap1, whole genome shotgun sequence genome encodes:
- the LOC142290540 gene encoding thiol S-methyltransferase TMT1B-like isoform X2, translated as MSVIIFLLQLIAAVIMLPLHILHYLGIWDSFMKKYFPHFISKFCETYNKLMNDQKRSLFSNIPNFSGPTKQLRLLEIGCGSGANFRYYPRGCNVTCLDINPNFQRFLSKNQAENDHLTYESFVVASADNMMSIGDGSMDVVVCTLLVCSVPNIPAVVKEVKRVLRPECTMGARVELSTS; from the coding sequence ATGTCTGTGATCATATTTCTTCTGCAGCTTATAGCGGCTGTCATCATGCTGCCTCTGCACATCCTTCATTATCTAGGCATTTGGGACTCATTTATGAAGAAATATTTTCCTCATTTTATTAGCAAATTCTGTGAAACATACAACAAATTGATGAATGATCAGAAAAGAAGCCTCTTTAGCAATATTCCTAACTTTTCTGGTCCCACCAAACAACTCAGGCTCCTAGAGATTGGTTGTGGTTCAGGTGCGAACTTCAGGTATTACCCCAGGGGCTGCAATGTGACCTGTCTGGATATTAACCCAAATTTTCAAAGGTTCCTGAGCAAAAACCAAGCCGAAAATGACCATCTGACCTATGAAAGCTTTGTAGTAGCTTCTGCTGACAACATGATGTCTATCGGTGATGGCTCCATGGATGTCGTTGTGTGCACCTTGCTGGTTTGTTCTGTGCCAAACATACCAGCTGTAGTGAAGGAGGTCAAGAGGGTTCTTAGACCG